One segment of Castanea sativa cultivar Marrone di Chiusa Pesio chromosome 3, ASM4071231v1 DNA contains the following:
- the LOC142626940 gene encoding exonuclease DPD1, chloroplastic/mitochondrial produces MRTGSMCFSILQVPRCGIPTLATFWRESFHSLSRTDKNSSSFRLLGSNIYGLERSYNRKWTQRPVFTNAEGRNKTTQQSKLSNIGHEILDGVVSKSDAFSVNKTELSQFQNIEYCDIRQKIAENKELASLVTVIVFDIETTGFSRENERIIEIALRDLEGGENSTFQTLVNPQRFVPNSHVHGITTRMVNKPDVPRMEDLIPILLQFVRSRQKPGGYVVLAAHNARSFDVPFLRSEFTRCKAEFPSNWLFVDTLTLAREMMKSKGEKSTSISLQALRQSFEIPLTGKAHRAMADVDLLSIILPRLTFVLKWSISDLIMKSFLPSDSPKSKKKSLR; encoded by the exons ATGAGGACAGGTTCCATGTGCTTTTCCATCTTGCAAGTTCCTAGATGCGGAATCCCCACCTTAGCTACTTTTTGGAGGGAAAGCTTCCACAGTTTGAGTAGGACTGACAAAAACAGTTCTAGCTTTAGGCTACTTGGTTCTAATATCTATGGGCTTGAGAGAAGTTACAATAGGAAATGGACTCAAAGACCTGTATTTACAAACGCAGAGGGAAGAAATAAAACCACCCAGCAAAGCAAACTGAGCAACATTGGGCATGAAATTTTAGATGGAGTGGTTTCAAAAAGTGATGCATTTAGTGTAAATAAGACAGAACTTAGTCAATTCCAAAATATTGAATACTGTGATATTCGACAAAAGATTGCTGAGAATAAGGAACTGGCTAGCCTGGTGACAGTTATTGTTTTTGACATCGAGACAACTGGTTTTAGCAGAGAGAATGAACGTATCATTGAGATTGCACTTAGAGATCTTGAGGGTGGTGAAAACAGCACTTTCCAGACTCTAGTAAACCCTCAACGCTTTGTTCCAAATTCACATGTTCATGGCATTACAACCCGTATGGTCAACAAACCTGATGTTCCAAG GATGGAGGACCTGATACCAATCTTACTGCAGTTTGTAAGAAGCCGTCAGAAACCTGGGGGATATGTAGTGTTGGCCGCTCATAATGCTCGCAGTTTCGATGTGCCTTTTTTGCGTAGTGAATTTACTCGTTGTAAAGCTGAGTTTCCTTCAAATTGGTTGTTTGTGGATACGCTTACTCTGGCACGTGAGATGATGAAATCCAAAG GTGAAAAAAGTACTTCAATTTCATTGCAAGCCCTTCGGCAAAGCTTTGAAATTCCATTAACCGGTAAAGCTCATAGGGCCATGGCAGACGTAGACTTACTGTCTATAATTCTTCCAAGGCTGACTTTTGTGCTGAAATGGTCAATCTCTGATCTTATAATGAAGTCGTTCCTTCCCTCAGATTCACCCAAATCCAAGAAGAAGAGTTTGCGCTAG
- the LOC142627797 gene encoding uncharacterized protein LOC142627797 — MEQQQQLLHFSHSKHPLVFDPDRRWGGTCCGCQESVYGPTYYCRMHGYLHPKNAIHHKSCAEVPLGLHHPLHPLHPLILFDEKTGYLEKENSRCQVCNESRKEYTYRCYRCDFNLHIKCAVAQLEPEFHDHPLIPFWKSITFTCDICGKEGKGVPNHCATCCFWVHRSCASFPRRLKVVRHKHPLHITHSSFELRESDSQFCLLCVQKVDTRYGLYYCSKCDFIAHLNCAILIDEEVHNNEKCDGCIRAIFPPFYSCANCSFFLHKSCANLPMKKRNPLHRHPLTLQMKLTRCKACYQRCNGFVYNCESCTFNLDVQCSLVLEILTHEGHKHRLILSYTSFEQSCSSCGDRRNQVFRCTSCEFAIDFKCATLPQTTRYKQHEHPFTLSYAAEDDSGEYYCDICEEERNPNYWFYYCVDCTYPAHPKCILK, encoded by the exons ATGGAGCAACAACAGCAACTTCTACATTTTTCCCATTCAAAGCATCCCTTGGTCTTCGATCCAGACAGGAGATGGGGAGGTACTTGTTGTGGGTGCCAAGAATCAGTTTATGGTCCTACCTACTATTGTCGAATGCATGGATACCTGCATCCGAAGAACGCCATTCATCATAAATCATGTGCGGAAGTACCCCTTGGGTTGCACCATCCCTTGCACCCATTACATCCTCTTATTCTTTTTGACGAAAAAACTGGTTATCTTGAGAAAGAAAACAGCAGATGCCAAGTCTGTAATGAATCTCGCAAGGAATACACTTATCGCTGTTACCGTTGCGATTTCAACCTTCACATCAAATGTGCTGTTGCCCAACTTGAACCTGAATTCCACGATCACCCATTGATTCCCTTTTGGAAGTCAATCACATTCACTTGTGACATTTGCGGCAAAGAAGGTAAGGGTGTGCCCAATCACTGTGCCACATGCTGTTTCTGGGTTCATAGAAGTTGCGCTTCTTTCCCACGCAGACTCAAGGTTGTACGTCACAAGCATCCCCTCCACATCAcccattcttcttttgaacTCCGTGAATCCGACTCCCAATTTTGTCTACTCTGTGTTCAAAAGGTGGACACACGCTACGGGCTTTACTATTGCTCCAAATGCGATTTCATTGCCCACCTCAATTGTGCTATA CTTATTGATGAGGAGGTTCACAATAATGAAAAATGCGATGGGTGTATAAGAGCCATTTTCCCTCCTTTTTATAGTTGTGCGAATTGTAGCTTCTTTCTTCATAAATCTTGTGCTAATTTACCAATGAAAAAGCGAAACCCGCTTCATCGACACCCACTCACACTCCAAATGAAGCTCACCCGGTGTAAAGCCTGTTACCAAAGGTGTAATGGCTTCGTTTACAATTGTGAGTCATGCACCTTTAACCTTGATGTTCAATGTAGTTTGGTCCTAGAAATCCTTACCCATGAAGGTCATAAGCACCGACTCATCCTCTCCTACACAAGCTTTGAACAGAGTTGCAGTAGTTGTGGTGATAGAAGAAATCAAGTATTTCGTTGTACTAGTTGTGAATTTGCAATTGACTTTAAATGTGCTACACTACCACAAACCACAAGATACAAACAACATGAGCATCCCTTCACTCTCAGTTATGCAGCTGAAGATGACTCTGGTGAATATTATTGTGATATTtgtgaagaagaacgaaacccAAACTATTGGTTTTACTACTGTGTAGATTGCACTTATCCTGCGCATCCCAAATGTATTCTCAAGTAA